The Paenibacillus mucilaginosus 3016 genome includes the window GGCGGCGTCACGGATCACGGTAGGCTCCTGGATTTCCAGAAGATAGCCGTGCCGATAGGCTCTCACAATCTCGGACGGATAGAACCGGTAAGATACCGCCTCGTCCTCTTTTTCCCGGGCAAGCATGCTGCACAATTCTTTCACCTTCACCGCCGCCTGTTCTTCCGTCATCCCCAGAACGCCCGTCAGAATCTCCGCTGTGCTTTGAAACCCGTCGCTTTCATACAAGGCCTTCAGAACGGTTTGCTCCGCAGGCTCCATCTTCTCTAAGCGCTCGGGAGAAATGACGGGCAAGATAGAGCCGATAATATCGGATTTATCCATATCGGCGAAGCAGGTCACTTTCGTATAGGGCAGCCCGAATGCCGCCGACAAGGCTTTGGCCAGCTGGGTTTTGCCCGAACCGGCATCGCCTTCCAGGAGAATATTGGCGATTTTCATTTCGCCTCGGTGCCAGTTGCGTCTGATTTCGCTGCAGATCCGCAGCTCTTCTTCACTCGCCTTATGGGATAAGGGCTTTTTCCAGATGAGGTCCCTTTCCACATCCGTCAGCTGTCTTCCCGGCGACAATAGATTCTCTTCTATTATATTCATGGGTTTACTCCTTTCCTCTGCCGGTCAGTATCCCATCTCCTCCAGAAGCCGGGCCAGGATGCGGAGACGTTCTCCGATCATCTCTCCATCCTCATTCAGCGCATGGGCAAACCGCTTTATATCCTGATCAATCGCAGGATTGTCCGTGCATACGGATACGTTCATCGCAGCTCCCTGCAGTCCTATCCGGTCGATCAGGGGATGATCCGGGTCATAGAGCTTCGGCAATCGGTAGGCATCCTGAAAATGCAAACTGCTTCTGCAGATCAATAGGGCCAGGTCAAGAACGCGGTGGATCGGCAGTTCTTCGGTTGGATCGGACGTTGACTCACCCGCAGTCCGCCAAATTTTTGCGGATATGCCCGCTTTCCCCTGGTCCTTCCCTTGACCCAGTCCCAGGGATATTCCACTGACATCCGTGTTACGGGCATAGCGGCCGTCCACCTGTGCGTAATTCTCTGCAGCGATAACAGGTGTATGGTGTAACGAAGTTGATATGTTCATTGGTTTTACACGCTCCATGTCGGTGCTTTTTTTCGTAATGACTTGATTGTAATTCGGGTCAATGAACAAGTCAATGATAAAATAGATAATTTACAAACATGTTTGTTTAATAACAGGTATAATTATATTATTGTTTGATTTAATTCGGGATTTTGTTCCTGATTTTGGGGATGAGCTTATATCCCTGCAAATAAAAAAAACCGCGGTTGGCGCGGTTCTTCGCATTACATGAACGCTTCTTTTAATTTCGGCTTTGCGAGCGCACGAAGGCAGAGATATCCTCGTAGACCGAGTGGCCGTCATCGAACAGGTCGGTCATGGCATAAAATCCGTGGATCATCCCTTGGTAACGCCTGAGCGTGACGGTCCCCCCTGCTTCGATGAGGCGGCGGCCGTACAGTTCCGCTTCATCCCGCAGCGGGTCGTATTCGGCTGTCACAATCAATGCGGGCGGCAGGCCGGTGAGCGGTCCCCGCATAGGCGATGCGAGCGGAAGATCCCGGTTCCCCGCATCCCGTAAATAATGCCGTTCGAAATAATCCAGAGCCTCCCGGCTCAGAAAATAACCGGATGCATACCGGCGCATCGAATCATAATCGCCCGCAAAATCGGTCATCGGACAGATGAGCACCTGGCCGGCGAAAACAGAGGCTCCTTCTCTTTGGACCTGTTGAGCAGCCACCGCAGCCAAATTGCCGCCGGCGCTGTCACCGGCCACAAACAGCTTCTCCGCATCGAATCCCAGCGCTGCGCAGTGTCCTGCAATCCACTCTGCCGCAAAAACCGCGTCTTCAGCGGCAGCGGGAAAGGGATGCTCCGGAGCAAGACGGTAATCGACCGATACGACGGCGCAGCCCGTCACGGACGCAAGCTTGCGGCAGAGCGGATCGTACTTCTCCACATCGCAGAGAACGAACCCGCCCCCGTGGAAAAAGACGAAAGCCGGAAGAACGGCTTCCGCCATAGGCCGGTAGATCCTGACCAAGATGTCGCCGTGAGCTCCCGGAATCCACCGGTCTTCCGTCGAAGCCATGTCGAACGTATCGGAGATGGCCGTCCCGGCAACAAGCTTGCGCAGCTCTTCCGGCTCCTGGGTGTGGAATGCGGGCAGTAATGCCGTGTCCCGCAGGAATGCTTCCGCCTGTTCATGCAGTGTCATAAATACTACCCGGATTGGAGGAAGGCTCTTATGGAAGCCAGCCATCAGCGGAAGGCGATTGGGGAATTTTTGAAAACGCGCCGATCCGGTTTGTCTCCCAAGCAGATGGGGCTCCCGGAAGGATATACCCGCAGGCGAACCCCCGGCCTTCGGCGTGAGGAAGTAGCTCAGCTCGCCGATGTGAGCGTAACGTGGTATACCTGGCTGGAGCAGGGCCGCGAAGTTTCGGCATCCGCCGAGGTGCTGGATCGTCTGGCCTCAGCCCTGCAGATGAGACCGGCGGAGCGTGAATATCTGTATCAGCTGGCGGGACGGTACAATCCTTCGCAGCGCGAGGGGGCAGCACAGCTGACGCCCGCATTCAAGCAGCTGGTGAACAGCACGCCATATCCTTTCTTCGTGATCGGTCCGGAGAACCGGCTTGTCGCCTGGAACAAAACGGCCTGCGAGATCTTCACGGACTTTTCCGCCCTGCCGCCCGAAGGGATGCAGATGCTGCGGCTCATCTTCCTGCACCCGGCCTTCCGGGCGAAAGTCGTCAATTGGGAGCACACGACGAAGGTCGCGATCTCCTTCTTCCGAAAAGTGTATGACCGCTGCGCCGACCAGCTATGGTACAACCGGCTTGTCAGAGAGATGACGGAACAAAGCAGGGAGTTCGCCGAGTGGTGGCCGCTGCATGAGGTCGCCGACAAGAATGGGCTTCAAGTGGAGATGGAGCATGCGTCTATGGGACGGCTGCAGTTTGAAATCATTACTTTTACCCAAATCAACGATCTGGATCACCTGATGTGCTGTATTTACATGCCCGTACCGGATACACCTACGGCGGCGAAACTGGCGGATTGGCAGCACGCCAAAACAGCGAAACCCCGCATTTGAGCGCTACTAGCGCCCTTGCGGGGTTTTCCTCTGCCGGCTTTGGTAATTTGAGCCCCTCATACCTTATGCCCCGCTGCTCATCAGACGATCCCGGACTTCCGTCAAGGCGAACCCAAGCAGATTTTTTCCCTTCCATAACATTGGGTTATGTACATGGGGATGATCTGACGCAAGCCCAATCCCCCAGATTTGGTCTACTGGGCTCGCCTCCACAAAGATCCGCTGATTACAGCTCTTCATGAAGTTCCAAAGGCTGGGGTTCTGTCCGAACTTGGCCAGATTTCCGTTCAGCACGATATCATAACAACGAATGTCCCAAACCTCAGGATCAAAGCCCTGAACGGCCCGTCCGTAAGCTTTCATTTCTTTCGGATGCTTCGCCTTCATAATCGCGGCAGCCATGTTCTGGTCCCCGAAAAGTCTCGCCTTCTCAGCCATCATGTACTGCTCGGCACAGCTGTATTGTTCGCCCTCCACGATAAAGGGACTTTCCCACCACTGGCTCAAACAGCTGGCGGTAATACGGCCATCGGCCGCAGGCGTATGACCCCAGAAGAAAAGAAATTTCATTTCCTCTCCAGCCTGATAGGCTTGCTGCAATTCATGAATTGAATAGTACATCCCGGCCCCTCGCTTTCTGCCGTCCTAGTGTATGTAATCCTGAACCTCAACAAGATGATTGACGATGACATCAGC containing:
- a CDS encoding alpha/beta hydrolase, producing MTLHEQAEAFLRDTALLPAFHTQEPEELRKLVAGTAISDTFDMASTEDRWIPGAHGDILVRIYRPMAEAVLPAFVFFHGGGFVLCDVEKYDPLCRKLASVTGCAVVSVDYRLAPEHPFPAAAEDAVFAAEWIAGHCAALGFDAEKLFVAGDSAGGNLAAVAAQQVQREGASVFAGQVLICPMTDFAGDYDSMRRYASGYFLSREALDYFERHYLRDAGNRDLPLASPMRGPLTGLPPALIVTAEYDPLRDEAELYGRRLIEAGGTVTLRRYQGMIHGFYAMTDLFDDGHSVYEDISAFVRSQSRN
- a CDS encoding DUF6530 family protein — protein: MNISTSLHHTPVIAAENYAQVDGRYARNTDVSGISLGLGQGKDQGKAGISAKIWRTAGESTSDPTEELPIHRVLDLALLICRSSLHFQDAYRLPKLYDPDHPLIDRIGLQGAAMNVSVCTDNPAIDQDIKRFAHALNEDGEMIGERLRILARLLEEMGY
- a CDS encoding AAA family ATPase — protein: MNIIEENLLSPGRQLTDVERDLIWKKPLSHKASEEELRICSEIRRNWHRGEMKIANILLEGDAGSGKTQLAKALSAAFGLPYTKVTCFADMDKSDIIGSILPVISPERLEKMEPAEQTVLKALYESDGFQSTAEILTGVLGMTEEQAAVKVKELCSMLAREKEDEAVSYRFYPSEIVRAYRHGYLLEIQEPTVIRDAAVLMALNSALELDGSLNLPTEIIRRHPDFIAVITTNRSYAGTRPLNEALRDRVQHTEKMDLPGKNIMVDRAMAKTGYTDEEVLDVLADVIILLDQTARANAIKGVAGMRSLFYWADAVAAGTSVHESLYHKVIYKMTTDSEEIKILEDALRSRGLLAGLDKVETET
- a CDS encoding helix-turn-helix transcriptional regulator — translated: MEASHQRKAIGEFLKTRRSGLSPKQMGLPEGYTRRRTPGLRREEVAQLADVSVTWYTWLEQGREVSASAEVLDRLASALQMRPAEREYLYQLAGRYNPSQREGAAQLTPAFKQLVNSTPYPFFVIGPENRLVAWNKTACEIFTDFSALPPEGMQMLRLIFLHPAFRAKVVNWEHTTKVAISFFRKVYDRCADQLWYNRLVREMTEQSREFAEWWPLHEVADKNGLQVEMEHASMGRLQFEIITFTQINDLDHLMCCIYMPVPDTPTAAKLADWQHAKTAKPRI
- a CDS encoding NADAR family protein, coding for MYYSIHELQQAYQAGEEMKFLFFWGHTPAADGRITASCLSQWWESPFIVEGEQYSCAEQYMMAEKARLFGDQNMAAAIMKAKHPKEMKAYGRAVQGFDPEVWDIRCYDIVLNGNLAKFGQNPSLWNFMKSCNQRIFVEASPVDQIWGIGLASDHPHVHNPMLWKGKNLLGFALTEVRDRLMSSGA